A single Lactuca sativa cultivar Salinas chromosome 8, Lsat_Salinas_v11, whole genome shotgun sequence DNA region contains:
- the LOC111908360 gene encoding uncharacterized protein LOC111908360, whose product MNDARKISLKDKIKQSLCFSCCFTGHRVETLRSESTSSTSNGDNNNKQRPLYLIGASSQWIKSRSPVDLPEIKDKCRNIFGRIGCSNARQNHRRRRSSTDFRRRKIKST is encoded by the exons ATGAACGACGCCCGCAAAATTTCCCTAAAAGATAAGATCAAACAATCCCTCTGCTTCTCATGTTGTTTCACCGGCCACCGCGTTGAAACCCTACGCTCCGAATCAACCTCATCCACTTCCAACGGCGACAACAACAACAAGCAGCGTCCTCTGTATCTCATCGGTGCATCATCGCAATGGATTAAATCCCGTTCCCCCGTTGATCTACCAGAGATTAAAGACAAGTGCCGGAACATATTCGGTCGGATTGGATGCAGTAACGCCAGACAAAATCACCGTCGCCGTCGCTCCTCTACTGATTTCAG GAGAcgaaaaataaaatcaacataa